The following DNA comes from Stigmatella erecta.
GGGACATCACCCTGCGCATCATGGAGGACGGCAAGCCCCAGGACATCCCCATCCGCGAGGGGGACATCTTCCTGCTGCCCCCGAAGGTGCCGCACTCGCCGCAGCGGCCCGCGGGCACGGTGGGGCTCGTCATGGAGCGCAGGCGGCGGCCCGAGGAGCAGGATGGCTTCGCCTGGTTCTGCCCCCGGTGTGACACCAAGCTGTACGAGGAGACGCTGCACGTCACCCACCTCGTCACGCAGCTTCCCCCGGTGTTCGACCGCTTCTTCGGCACGCCGGAGCACTGCACCTGCAAGCAGTGCGGCTTCCAGGCCACCCGGGGCAAGGGCAAGTGAAGATCGACATCCACACCCACCTGCTGCCGGCCGAGCTGCCGCGCTTCGCCGAACGCTATGGCTACGGGGGGTTCATCACCCTGGAGCACCACCAGCCGTGCCGGGCGCGGATGATGCGGGATGACGGGACGTTCTTCCGCGAAATCGAGAGCAACTGCTGGGACCCGGCGCGCCGCCTGGCGGAGTGCGATGCCGCGGGCGTCAGCGTCCAGGTGCTCTCCACGGTGCCGGTGATGTTCAGCTACTGGGCGAAGCCGGAGCACGGGCTGGACCTGTCGCGCTTCCTGAATGATCACCTGGCCTCGGTGGTGCGGACGAACTCGCGCCGCTTCGCGGGGCTGGGCACGGTGCCCTTGCAGGATGTGCCCAGGGCCATCGGGGAGCTGGAGCGCTGCGTGCGCGGGCTGGGGCTCGCGGGGGTGCAGATCGGCTCCCACGTGAACGGCACCAACCTGGGGGACGCCTCGCTCTTTCCCTTCTTCGAAGCGGCGGCGGCGCTGGG
Coding sequences within:
- the nbaC gene encoding 3-hydroxyanthranilate 3,4-dioxygenase yields the protein MGRLQPINFKKWIDEHRHLLKPPVGNQLVWEDREFIVMVVGGPNARTDFHINEGEEFFYQVEGDITLRIMEDGKPQDIPIREGDIFLLPPKVPHSPQRPAGTVGLVMERRRRPEEQDGFAWFCPRCDTKLYEETLHVTHLVTQLPPVFDRFFGTPEHCTCKQCGFQATRGKGK